A stretch of DNA from Micromonospora peucetia:
CCCTCGCCTGCCAGGCCCGCGACCAGGGCATGTCGGTGCTGATCAGCAGCGGCGACCGGGACGCGTTCCAGCTCGTCGACGACCAGATCACCGTGCTCTACCCGCGTAAGGGCGTCTCCGACCTGGCCCGGATGGACCCGGCGGCGATCGAGGCGAAGTACGGCGTCGCCCCGGACCGCTACCGCGACCTGGCCGCCCTGGTCGGCGAGACCAGCGACAACCTGCCCGGCGTCCCGGGCGTCGGCCCGAAGACCGCCGCGAAGTGGATCAATTTGTACGGCGGAGTCGACGGGGTCATCGCGCGGGCCGACGAGATCAAGGGCAAGGCCGGTGACAGCCTGCGCGAACGGCTCGCCGACGTGATCCGCAACTACGAGATCAACTGTCTCGTCTCCGACCTGGAGCTGCCGCTGCGCCCCGAGGACGCGCGTTGGGAGGGATGGGACCGCGAGGCGGTCCACCAGGTCTTCGACACCCTTGAGTTCCGCATCCTGCGCGACCGGCTCTACCAGTACCTGGAGGCGGTGGAGCCGGAGGCCGAGTCCGGCTTCGACCTGACCGGCGAGGTGCTCACCACCCCCGGGGCGCTCGCCGGGTGGCTGGAGACGCACGCGTCGGCCGGCACCCCGGTGGGCGTGGCGGCGAAACTCGACACCGGCCCCAACCGGCGGCACACCGCCTCGGTGACCGGGATGGCGCTGGCCACCGCCGGCGGCGCGGCGGCCTGGTTCGACCCCGCCACGTTGGAGCCGGCCGACGAGACGGCCCTGGCGACCTGGCTGGCCGACGCCGGGCGGCCCAAGGTGCTGCACGACAGCAAGCCGGCGGTGCTGGCGTTCGGCGCGCACGGCTGGAGCCTGGAGGGCATCCTCCGCGACACCCAGATCGCCGCCTACCTGGCCCGCCCCGACCAGCGGTCCTACGACCTGACCGACCTGGCCCTGCGCTACCTGCACCGCGAGCTGCGGGTCGACGCGCCGGAGACCGGCCAGCTCACCCTCGACGGGCTCGGCGACGACGGCGAGGTGGAGCAGAACCTCATGCTCCAGGCCCGGGCCACCCTCGACCTGGCCGACGCGATCGACGCCGAGCTGTCCCGCGACGGCGAGCAGTCGGCGCGGCTGATGGCCGGGGTGGAGCTGCCGCTGATGCGGGTGCTCGCCGGGATGGAAAACACCGGCATCGCCGCCGACACGCACTACCTCTCCGAGCTGGAGGCGCACTTCGCCGCCGAGGTGAAGGCCGCCGCCCAGGGGGCGTACGCGGCGGTCGGCCGGGAGTTCAACCTCGGCTCGCCGAAGCAGTTGCAGGAGATCCTCTTCGGCGAGCTGGGCCTGCCCAAGACCAAGAAGATCAAGACCGGCTACACCACCGACGCCGACGCCCTCCAGTGGCTGCACGCACAGAACCCGCACCCGGTGCTGGC
This window harbors:
- the polA gene encoding DNA polymerase I, whose protein sequence is MTATTPRLLLVDGHSMAYRAFFALPVENFSTTTGQPTNAVYGFTSMLINVLRDERPTHIVVTFDVSRRSFRTEKYAEYKAGRSETPTDFKGQVSLVKEVLAALRIPVVEKEGFEADDLIATLACQARDQGMSVLISSGDRDAFQLVDDQITVLYPRKGVSDLARMDPAAIEAKYGVAPDRYRDLAALVGETSDNLPGVPGVGPKTAAKWINLYGGVDGVIARADEIKGKAGDSLRERLADVIRNYEINCLVSDLELPLRPEDARWEGWDREAVHQVFDTLEFRILRDRLYQYLEAVEPEAESGFDLTGEVLTTPGALAGWLETHASAGTPVGVAAKLDTGPNRRHTASVTGMALATAGGAAAWFDPATLEPADETALATWLADAGRPKVLHDSKPAVLAFGAHGWSLEGILRDTQIAAYLARPDQRSYDLTDLALRYLHRELRVDAPETGQLTLDGLGDDGEVEQNLMLQARATLDLADAIDAELSRDGEQSARLMAGVELPLMRVLAGMENTGIAADTHYLSELEAHFAAEVKAAAQGAYAAVGREFNLGSPKQLQEILFGELGLPKTKKIKTGYTTDADALQWLHAQNPHPVLAHLLRHRDVAKLKTTVDGLLKSVSDDGRIHTTFNQTVAATGRLSSTEPNLQNIPIRTEEGRRIRRAFVVGEGYECLLTADYSQIEMRIMAHLSSDDALIEAFNSGADFHAVTASSVFGVPVGEVTADQRRKIKAMNYGLAYGLSAFGLSQQLGITAEEARGLMEDYFAGFGGVRDYLQEVVDRARRDGYTSTILGRRRYLPDLVSDNRQRREMAERMALNAPIQGSAADIIKVAMLHVDTALREAGLRSRMLLQVHDELVFEVAPGERETLEALVRREMGGAHPLSVPLEVSVGEGRDWNSADH